A stretch of the Streptomyces sp. NBC_01428 genome encodes the following:
- a CDS encoding dipeptidase — MADLQDELATAVEVGELDPPAAWPASEPTAPAARTLAGTGPGAPENEPGADPLARARAFLAGNPVADGYSGLPWALRHLPYFDLELGESAVDTDLPRLREGHVGALFWSLHLPEGLAGDRAVGATMEQLDLVKTVVQAHPEGLRMARGAAEIADARNCGRIAVVLGPAGAAALGDSLGILRALHTLGLRILTLTGVSWASEAGLTRFGEEVLREMNRLGVLADLSGTSDATVRRVLAVTKAPVLFTRSAARALRPHPANLPDEVLTELGAAKGLCLVPLTAEQTGPSVRDVADHLDHVRALAGAECVGLSGTYDSGAAHPQDLADASCYPHLVAELISRGWSTSDLALLTWGNVQRVLRSAEFTGRAAQQRRPPSCARIADLDG; from the coding sequence ATGGCAGACCTGCAGGACGAACTGGCCACCGCCGTCGAGGTGGGAGAGCTCGACCCGCCCGCTGCCTGGCCCGCGTCCGAACCGACGGCCCCCGCGGCCCGCACCCTCGCCGGGACCGGCCCCGGAGCCCCCGAGAACGAACCCGGCGCGGACCCGCTCGCGCGCGCCCGCGCGTTCCTGGCCGGCAACCCCGTCGCCGACGGCTACAGCGGCCTGCCCTGGGCGCTGCGCCACCTGCCCTATTTCGATCTGGAGCTGGGCGAGAGCGCCGTCGACACCGACCTGCCCCGGCTGCGCGAAGGGCACGTGGGCGCCCTGTTCTGGTCACTGCACCTGCCCGAGGGCCTCGCCGGGGACCGCGCGGTCGGCGCCACCATGGAGCAGCTCGACCTGGTCAAGACGGTGGTCCAGGCGCACCCCGAGGGGCTCCGCATGGCGCGCGGCGCCGCCGAGATCGCCGATGCCCGCAACTGCGGCCGCATCGCCGTCGTCCTCGGCCCCGCCGGAGCCGCCGCGCTCGGCGACTCCCTGGGCATCCTGCGCGCCCTGCACACCCTCGGCCTGCGCATCCTCACGCTCACGGGTGTCTCCTGGGCGAGCGAGGCGGGCCTCACCCGCTTCGGCGAGGAGGTGCTGCGCGAGATGAACCGGCTCGGCGTCCTCGCGGACCTCTCCGGCACCTCGGACGCCACCGTCCGCCGCGTCCTCGCGGTGACCAAGGCCCCGGTCCTGTTCACCCGCTCCGCCGCCCGCGCCCTGCGCCCCCACCCGGCGAACCTCCCCGACGAGGTCCTCACCGAACTGGGCGCCGCCAAGGGCCTGTGCCTCGTCCCGCTGACCGCCGAGCAGACCGGCCCCTCCGTACGGGACGTCGCCGACCACCTCGACCACGTCCGCGCGCTCGCGGGCGCGGAGTGCGTCGGCCTCTCCGGCACGTACGACTCGGGCGCGGCCCACCCGCAGGACCTCGCCGACGCCTCCTGCTACCCCCACCTCGTCGCGGAGCTGATCTCCCGCGGCTGGTCCACGTCCGACCTCGCCCTGCTCACCTGGGGCAACGTCCAGCGCGTGCTGCGCAGCGCGGAGTTCACGGGCCGGGCCGCCCAGCAGCGCCGCCCGCCGTCCTGCGCGAGGATCGCCGACCTGGACGGCTGA
- a CDS encoding VOC family protein, with protein MEQPVARLRNVVLDCPDPRALAAFYAAVAGGVPQAEDDDWVVLRIPGGPRLAFQRAPGHVPPRWPSAAGDSQQFHLDFEAGSTWEAVDAAQERVLALGARPLDLDDEDGKKDFRVFADPAGHPFCLCMIDAPGTP; from the coding sequence ATGGAACAGCCCGTCGCCCGTCTGCGCAACGTCGTCCTCGACTGTCCTGATCCCCGTGCGCTCGCCGCCTTCTACGCGGCCGTGGCGGGCGGTGTGCCGCAGGCGGAGGACGACGACTGGGTCGTCCTGCGGATCCCGGGCGGGCCCCGGCTGGCCTTCCAGCGGGCGCCGGGGCACGTCCCGCCGCGCTGGCCGAGTGCCGCCGGGGACTCGCAGCAGTTCCATCTGGACTTCGAGGCCGGTTCGACCTGGGAGGCCGTCGACGCGGCGCAGGAGCGGGTGCTCGCTCTGGGCGCCCGTCCGCTCGACCTGGACGACGAGGACGGAAAGAAGGACTTCCGGGTGTTCGCCGATCCGGCCGGGCACCCGTTCTGCCTGTGCATGATCGACGCCCCCGGGACGCCCTGA
- a CDS encoding VOC family protein, with protein MALATLDVVVLDCPDPRALAGFYAEVLGGTVRNEGDWVDLDLPGGRRLAFQAAPAYTAPRWPGSDGAQQFHLDLAVEDLDAAEKGVLALGARPLDTEDRSRSFRVYADPAGHPFCLCAC; from the coding sequence ATGGCTCTCGCCACGCTCGACGTCGTCGTCCTGGACTGTCCCGACCCGCGCGCGCTGGCCGGGTTCTACGCCGAGGTGCTCGGCGGCACGGTCCGCAACGAGGGCGACTGGGTCGACCTCGACCTGCCCGGCGGCCGCAGGCTGGCGTTCCAGGCCGCGCCCGCGTACACGGCGCCGCGGTGGCCCGGCTCCGACGGGGCGCAGCAGTTCCATCTGGATCTGGCCGTCGAGGACCTGGACGCCGCGGAGAAGGGCGTGCTGGCGCTCGGTGCCCGGCCGCTGGACACCGAGGACCGGTCCCGCTCGTTCCGTGTGTACGCGGACCCCGCCGGGCACCCGTTCTGCCTCTGCGCCTGCTGA
- a CDS encoding CGNR zinc finger domain-containing protein: MNDRAPAPGGLALVQTLVNTLDLASGADSLDTADGLARLGLTPDEVPGARELRESLRAVCLAHAGHPAHAAVTQLGELLARAPLRLTVDEHDGGARLTPAGNADTSTDPNSRNSPGSSGSSGSSGSSAAQVPLPSRIAVAVAESLVEGTWPRLKACEAPDCHWAYYDRSPAGRGRWCSMSVCGARAKMRRYRAK; this comes from the coding sequence ATGAACGACCGAGCGCCCGCACCCGGCGGCCTCGCCCTGGTCCAGACCCTGGTGAACACCCTGGACCTCGCATCGGGCGCCGACTCCCTGGACACCGCCGACGGTCTCGCCCGCCTCGGCCTCACGCCGGACGAGGTGCCCGGCGCACGCGAACTGCGCGAGTCGCTGCGGGCGGTGTGCCTGGCCCACGCGGGACACCCGGCCCACGCCGCGGTCACCCAGCTCGGCGAACTCCTCGCCCGGGCCCCGCTGCGGCTGACCGTCGACGAGCACGACGGCGGCGCCCGCCTGACCCCCGCCGGGAACGCCGACACCTCCACCGACCCGAACTCCCGGAACTCCCCGGGCTCTTCAGGCTCTTCAGGCTCTTCGGGCTCGTCGGCCGCCCAGGTGCCCCTGCCCTCCCGGATCGCCGTCGCGGTCGCCGAGTCGCTCGTCGAAGGCACCTGGCCGCGGCTCAAGGCCTGCGAGGCCCCGGACTGCCACTGGGCCTACTACGACCGCTCACCGGCGGGACGCGGCCGCTGGTGCTCGATGTCGGTGTGCGGGGCGCGCGCCAAGATGCGCCGCTACCGCGCCAAGTAG
- a CDS encoding UDP-glucose dehydrogenase family protein has translation MALKITVIGTGYLGATHAAAMAELGFEVLGLDVVPEKIEMLQRGEVPMYEPGLEELLRKHVAGIEGSTGRLRFTMDWAEAGAFGDIHFVCVNTPQKHGEYACDMSYVDSAFESLAPHLHGPALVVGKSTVPVGSAARLAERLTELAPAGEDAELAWNPEFLREGFAVNDTLHPDRIVVGVRSERAEKLLREVYVTPVAEGSPFVVTDFPTAELVKTSANSFLATKISFINAMAEVCEAADGDVAKLAEAIGHDDRIGKKFLRAGIGFGGGCLPKDIRAFMARAGELGADQALTFLREVDTINMRRRGQMVEMAREALGGGSFLGKRVAVLGATFKPDSDDVRDSPALNVAGQIHLQGGQVTVYDPKGMANARRLFPTLGYADTATQAVRGADVVLHLTEWREFRELDPAVLGEAVTSRVLLDGRNALDPEVWRRAGWTYRAMGRPTA, from the coding sequence ATGGCCCTCAAGATCACCGTGATCGGCACCGGCTACCTCGGCGCCACGCACGCCGCGGCCATGGCCGAGCTCGGCTTCGAGGTGCTCGGGCTCGACGTGGTGCCCGAGAAGATCGAGATGCTCCAGCGGGGCGAGGTCCCGATGTACGAGCCCGGTCTGGAGGAGCTGCTGCGCAAGCACGTGGCCGGGATCGAGGGCTCGACGGGCCGGCTGCGCTTCACGATGGACTGGGCCGAGGCCGGGGCCTTCGGTGACATCCACTTCGTCTGCGTGAACACCCCGCAGAAGCACGGCGAGTACGCGTGCGACATGTCGTACGTCGACTCCGCCTTCGAGTCGCTCGCGCCGCACCTGCACGGTCCCGCGCTGGTCGTCGGCAAGTCCACCGTGCCGGTGGGTTCGGCGGCGCGGCTGGCGGAGCGGCTCACGGAGCTGGCGCCCGCCGGGGAGGACGCCGAGCTCGCCTGGAACCCCGAGTTCCTGCGTGAGGGCTTCGCGGTGAACGACACCCTGCACCCCGACCGGATCGTGGTGGGTGTGCGCAGCGAGCGCGCCGAGAAGCTGCTGCGCGAGGTCTATGTCACGCCGGTTGCCGAGGGGTCGCCGTTCGTGGTGACCGACTTCCCGACCGCCGAGCTGGTGAAGACGTCCGCGAACTCCTTCCTCGCCACGAAGATCTCGTTCATCAACGCGATGGCCGAGGTGTGCGAGGCCGCCGACGGTGACGTGGCCAAGCTGGCCGAGGCCATAGGGCACGACGACCGGATCGGGAAGAAGTTCCTGCGGGCCGGGATCGGCTTCGGGGGCGGCTGTCTGCCCAAGGACATCCGCGCGTTCATGGCGCGCGCCGGCGAGCTGGGAGCCGACCAGGCGCTGACGTTCCTGCGCGAGGTCGACACCATCAACATGCGGCGGCGCGGTCAGATGGTGGAGATGGCGCGTGAGGCGCTCGGCGGCGGCTCGTTCCTCGGCAAGCGGGTCGCCGTGCTGGGCGCGACCTTCAAGCCGGACTCGGACGACGTGCGGGACTCCCCGGCGCTGAACGTCGCCGGGCAGATCCACCTCCAGGGCGGCCAGGTCACCGTCTACGACCCGAAGGGCATGGCGAACGCGCGCCGTCTCTTCCCCACGCTGGGGTACGCCGACACCGCGACGCAGGCCGTGCGGGGCGCCGATGTGGTCCTGCACCTGACGGAGTGGCGGGAGTTCCGCGAGCTGGACCCGGCGGTGCTGGGCGAGGCGGTCACGTCCCGGGTGCTGCTGGACGGACGGAACGCGCTGGACCCCGAGGTGTGGCGCCGGGCCGGCTGGACGTACCGGGCGATGGGGCGGCCCACCGCCTGA
- a CDS encoding acyl-CoA dehydrogenase family protein: MAGSADFDLYRPSEEHDMLRDAIRSLAEAKIAPFAAAVDEEARFPQEALDALVANDLHAVHVPEEYGGAGADALATVIVIEEVARVCASSSLIPAVNKLGSLPVILSGSEDLKKKYLGPLAKGDGMFSYCLSEPDAGSDAAGMKTKAVRDGDFWVLNGVKRWITNAGVSEYYTVMAVTDPTKRSKGISAFVVEKSDEGVSFGAPERKLGIKGSPTREVYLDNVRIPADRMIGEEGTGFATAMKTLDHTRITIAAQALGIAQGALDYAKGYVQERKQFGKPIADFQGIQFMLADMAMKIEAARQLTYAAAATSERVAAGGGERGLTFQGAAAKCFASDVAMEVTTDAVQLLGGYGYTRDYPVERMMRDAKITQIYEGTNQVQRIVMARNLP, encoded by the coding sequence TTGGCCGGATCGGCTGATTTCGACCTGTACCGCCCGTCCGAGGAGCACGACATGCTCCGGGACGCGATCCGTTCGCTGGCCGAGGCGAAGATCGCGCCGTTCGCCGCGGCCGTGGACGAGGAGGCCCGCTTCCCGCAGGAGGCGCTGGACGCCCTCGTCGCCAACGACCTGCACGCCGTGCACGTCCCCGAGGAGTACGGCGGCGCGGGCGCCGACGCCCTCGCCACGGTCATCGTGATCGAGGAGGTGGCCCGCGTCTGCGCGTCCTCCTCGCTGATCCCCGCCGTGAACAAGCTCGGCTCGCTGCCGGTGATCCTCTCCGGCTCCGAGGACCTGAAGAAGAAGTACCTGGGCCCGCTCGCCAAGGGCGACGGCATGTTCTCGTACTGCCTCTCCGAGCCGGACGCCGGTTCGGACGCGGCCGGCATGAAGACGAAGGCCGTCCGGGACGGCGACTTCTGGGTCCTCAACGGCGTCAAGCGCTGGATCACCAACGCGGGCGTCTCCGAGTACTACACGGTGATGGCCGTCACCGACCCGACGAAGCGCTCCAAGGGCATCTCCGCCTTCGTGGTGGAGAAGTCCGACGAGGGCGTCTCCTTCGGTGCCCCGGAGCGCAAGCTCGGCATCAAGGGCAGCCCGACCCGCGAGGTCTACCTCGACAACGTGCGCATCCCGGCCGACCGCATGATCGGCGAGGAGGGCACCGGCTTCGCGACCGCCATGAAGACGCTGGACCACACCCGCATCACCATCGCGGCCCAGGCCCTCGGCATCGCCCAGGGCGCCCTCGACTACGCCAAGGGCTACGTCCAGGAGCGCAAGCAGTTCGGCAAGCCGATCGCCGACTTCCAGGGCATCCAGTTCATGCTCGCCGACATGGCCATGAAGATCGAGGCCGCCCGCCAGCTCACGTACGCGGCGGCCGCCACGTCGGAGCGGGTCGCCGCCGGAGGTGGAGAAAGGGGCCTCACCTTCCAGGGCGCGGCGGCCAAGTGCTTCGCCTCGGACGTCGCCATGGAGGTCACCACGGACGCCGTCCAGCTCCTCGGCGGCTACGGCTACACCCGCGACTACCCGGTCGAGCGCATGATGCGCGACGCGAAGATCACGCAGATCTACGAAGGCACGAACCAGGTCCAGCGGATCGTCATGGCCCGCAACCTGCCGTAG
- a CDS encoding LCP family protein has protein sequence MNDWPDDSRGNGGNRYGRGSAGSQPEGARVMRQVRRGPSAPAPGPDAPPYGGGVPRQPQYVDGQGYDDGYDNGYDSGYNTGHVYGAPGGPGGPQGPGPGPGRPRQAPNWRRRIKWTAITLVTLLVVVSVGTYFWADSKLHRDVDLSKVIDRPEAGEGTNYLIVGSDSRAGMSAEDKKKLHTGSAAGKRTDSMMILHTGSNGSTLVSLPRDSDVEIPTFKGSDSGKTYQGTGRHVKLNAAYAEDGPELLVRTVEFNTGLRIDHYTEIGFGGFAKIVDAVGGVEMNLDKGFKDKYSGADFKAGKQTLNGEQALAFVRTRHAFAASDLERTKNQQKFLAALAHQVATPSTVLNPFKLYPTMGAGLDSLVVDKDMSLWDLADMFWAMKGVTGGEGKSMNMPISGSTGGNLVWDKTKVKELVTQLKNDDKVTVTGN, from the coding sequence ATGAACGATTGGCCCGACGACAGCCGCGGCAACGGCGGCAACCGCTACGGACGCGGCAGCGCAGGCTCGCAGCCTGAGGGTGCCCGCGTCATGCGCCAGGTCCGCCGTGGACCGTCGGCACCCGCTCCGGGCCCGGACGCACCGCCGTACGGCGGCGGGGTGCCCCGGCAGCCTCAGTACGTCGACGGGCAGGGCTACGACGACGGCTACGACAACGGGTACGACTCCGGCTACAACACGGGGCACGTGTACGGCGCCCCGGGCGGCCCCGGCGGTCCGCAGGGTCCCGGCCCGGGTCCCGGCCGTCCGCGTCAGGCACCGAACTGGCGGCGCCGGATCAAGTGGACGGCGATCACGCTGGTCACGCTGCTGGTCGTCGTCTCCGTCGGCACGTACTTCTGGGCCGACTCCAAGCTGCACCGCGACGTGGATCTCTCCAAGGTCATCGACCGGCCGGAGGCCGGCGAGGGCACGAACTACCTGATCGTCGGTTCCGACAGCCGCGCCGGCATGTCCGCGGAGGACAAGAAGAAGCTGCACACCGGCTCGGCCGCGGGCAAGCGCACCGACTCGATGATGATCCTGCACACCGGGAGCAACGGGTCGACGCTGGTCTCGCTGCCGCGTGACTCCGACGTCGAGATCCCCACGTTCAAGGGCTCCGACTCCGGCAAGACGTACCAGGGCACCGGCCGGCACGTGAAGCTGAACGCGGCCTACGCCGAGGACGGCCCCGAACTGCTCGTGCGCACCGTCGAGTTCAACACCGGCCTGCGCATCGACCACTACACGGAGATCGGCTTCGGCGGCTTCGCGAAGATCGTCGACGCGGTCGGCGGTGTCGAGATGAACCTCGACAAGGGCTTCAAGGACAAGTACTCGGGCGCCGACTTCAAGGCGGGCAAGCAGACGCTGAACGGCGAGCAGGCCCTGGCGTTCGTCCGGACCCGGCACGCGTTCGCCGCCTCCGACCTGGAGCGCACCAAGAACCAGCAGAAGTTCCTGGCCGCCCTGGCCCACCAGGTGGCGACCCCGTCGACGGTGCTGAACCCGTTCAAGCTCTACCCGACCATGGGCGCCGGCCTCGACAGCCTGGTCGTCGACAAGGACATGAGCCTGTGGGACCTGGCCGACATGTTCTGGGCCATGAAGGGCGTCACCGGCGGCGAGGGCAAGTCGATGAACATGCCGATCTCCGGCTCCACGGGCGGCAACCTCGTCTGGGACAAGACGAAGGTGAAGGAGCTGGTGACCCAGCTCAAGAACGACGACAAGGTGACGGTCACCGGCAACTGA
- a CDS encoding acyl-CoA thioesterase: MTDLAPNPESDIPGKPTSASRTTLSHIMTHNDTNLLGTVHGGVIMKLVDDAAGAVAGRHSGGPAVTASMDEMAFLEPVRVGDLVHVKAQVNWTGRTSMEVGVRVLAERWNESTPAQQVGSAYLVFAAVDADGKPRRVPQVLPETERDERRYQEAQIRRTHRLARRRAIMELREKRAAEGLDTL; the protein is encoded by the coding sequence ATGACAGACCTGGCCCCCAACCCGGAATCCGATATTCCGGGCAAGCCGACCTCCGCGTCCCGGACCACCCTGAGCCACATCATGACCCACAACGACACCAACCTCCTGGGCACGGTGCACGGTGGCGTGATCATGAAGCTCGTCGACGACGCGGCGGGCGCGGTGGCCGGGCGGCACTCCGGCGGGCCGGCCGTCACCGCCTCGATGGACGAGATGGCCTTCCTCGAACCGGTCCGCGTGGGCGACCTCGTCCATGTGAAGGCGCAGGTCAACTGGACGGGCCGGACCTCGATGGAGGTGGGCGTCCGGGTCCTCGCCGAGCGCTGGAACGAGTCGACGCCCGCCCAGCAGGTCGGCTCGGCCTACCTGGTCTTCGCCGCCGTCGACGCCGACGGCAAGCCGCGCCGGGTCCCGCAGGTCCTCCCCGAGACCGAGCGCGACGAGCGCCGCTACCAGGAGGCCCAGATCCGCCGCACCCACCGCCTGGCCCGCCGCCGCGCGATCATGGAACTGCGCGAGAAGCGCGCGGCGGAGGGTCTCGACACCCTCTGA
- a CDS encoding LCP family protein, protein MPTPPRSPARPQRPSQPSPARRPAARSDGRPTRPVRPVRRKKPRWAMRAVTTVSVVVLASAGIGHAVVTSLDADIARVDPFKDMKNRPEAGNGMNVLLVGTDGRDKITEAERRKYRLGGAPCHCTDTIMIVHISEDRERASVVSLPRDSYAETPAHTDAVSGKRHEPHPIKLNAAYAEGGPTLTVRTVENMTHVKVDHYLEVDFTSFMKTVDVLGGVKICTVQPLKDSYTGLDLAPGSHVLGGGQALQFVRSRHADGSSDLGRMQRQQRFLAALVDQATSSGVLLNPMKFRDVTRAVLGSVRADKGFGTDELLDLGRAMRNFSPSSSEFTTVPIGQMGYVVKGIGSTLKWDPEKSRKLFEALREDKPLTEHKAPRQQAVRVDVAPQQIRVQVENGTATAGLGKQVDSALAATGFRTTHQPATAQDRTVQRTVVAYDPRWDRSAKSLSTALPGSELRAVPGQGPLLKVIAGSDFKKVTRVRADDPAQGEFGAVTGDQVVCP, encoded by the coding sequence TTGCCCACGCCGCCCCGCTCCCCCGCACGCCCTCAGCGCCCCTCGCAGCCGTCTCCCGCACGCCGACCGGCAGCCCGGTCCGACGGCCGCCCCACACGCCCCGTGCGCCCCGTACGGCGCAAGAAGCCACGCTGGGCCATGCGGGCGGTGACGACCGTCTCCGTGGTGGTCCTCGCGTCGGCGGGCATCGGGCACGCGGTGGTGACCAGCCTGGACGCGGACATCGCCCGGGTCGACCCCTTCAAGGACATGAAGAACCGGCCCGAGGCCGGGAACGGCATGAACGTGCTCCTCGTCGGCACCGACGGCCGGGACAAGATCACCGAGGCGGAGCGGCGGAAGTACCGGCTCGGCGGCGCGCCCTGCCACTGCACCGACACGATCATGATCGTGCACATCTCGGAGGACCGGGAGCGCGCCAGTGTCGTCAGCCTGCCGCGCGACTCGTACGCCGAGACGCCCGCGCACACCGACGCCGTCTCCGGCAAGCGGCACGAGCCGCACCCCATCAAGCTGAACGCGGCGTACGCGGAGGGCGGCCCGACCCTGACCGTGCGGACCGTCGAGAACATGACCCACGTGAAGGTCGACCACTATCTGGAGGTCGACTTCACCAGCTTCATGAAGACGGTGGACGTGCTCGGCGGGGTGAAGATCTGCACCGTGCAGCCCCTGAAGGACAGCTACACCGGCCTCGACCTGGCGCCGGGCTCGCACGTGCTGGGCGGTGGCCAGGCCCTGCAGTTCGTCCGGTCCCGGCACGCCGACGGCTCCTCCGACCTCGGCCGGATGCAGCGCCAGCAGCGCTTCCTCGCGGCCCTCGTCGACCAGGCCACCTCGTCCGGGGTGCTGCTGAACCCGATGAAGTTCCGCGACGTGACGCGGGCCGTGCTGGGCTCGGTGCGGGCCGACAAGGGGTTCGGGACGGACGAGCTGCTGGACCTCGGCCGGGCGATGCGGAACTTCTCGCCGTCCTCGTCGGAGTTCACGACCGTGCCGATCGGACAGATGGGGTACGTCGTCAAGGGCATCGGCTCGACCCTGAAGTGGGACCCCGAGAAGTCGCGGAAGCTCTTCGAGGCGCTGCGCGAGGACAAGCCGCTCACGGAGCACAAGGCCCCGCGACAGCAGGCGGTCCGGGTCGACGTGGCCCCCCAGCAGATCCGCGTCCAGGTGGAGAACGGGACCGCCACGGCGGGCCTCGGCAAGCAGGTCGACAGCGCGCTGGCCGCCACCGGATTCCGTACCACGCACCAGCCCGCCACCGCCCAGGACCGGACCGTGCAGCGCACCGTCGTCGCGTACGACCCGCGCTGGGACCGCTCGGCGAAGTCGCTCTCGACGGCGCTGCCCGGCTCCGAACTGCGCGCGGTCCCCGGACAGGGTCCGCTGCTGAAGGTGATCGCCGGCTCGGACTTCAAGAAGGTCACGCGGGTCCGCGCGGACGACCCGGCCCAGGGCGAGTTCGGCGCGGTGACGGGCGACCAGGTGGTGTGCCCGTGA
- a CDS encoding glycosyltransferase family 2 protein, which produces MSEKSDVRSPAVSVIMPVLDEERHLRGAVQAILAQRYDGEMEVVIALGPSTDRTDEIAAGLVREDPRVHTVPNPTGRTPAALNAAIKASRHPVVVRVDGHGILSPNYIATAVRLLEETGAQNVGGVMHAEGENDWEHAVAAAMTSKIGVGNAAFHTGGDAAPAETVYLGVFRREALEQQGGYNEEFIRAQDWELNFRIREAGGLIWFSPELRVSYRPRPSVRALAKQYKDYGRWRHVVARYHEGSINLRYLAPPTAVCAIAAGVVVGAALTPWGFVVPAGYLAAIALGSLPAGKGLPVKARLQIPVALATMHMSWGWGFLTSPKALARKVVASRRPAVLGGAAEPSTAPATSSD; this is translated from the coding sequence ATGAGCGAGAAGTCTGACGTGCGGTCTCCCGCCGTTTCTGTGATCATGCCCGTCCTCGACGAGGAGCGGCATCTGCGCGGGGCCGTCCAGGCGATCCTGGCGCAGCGGTACGACGGCGAGATGGAGGTCGTGATCGCCCTCGGTCCCTCGACGGACCGGACGGACGAGATCGCGGCCGGCCTCGTGCGTGAGGACCCGAGGGTGCACACCGTGCCGAACCCGACCGGGCGCACGCCCGCGGCGCTGAACGCCGCGATCAAGGCGTCCCGGCATCCCGTCGTCGTGCGGGTCGACGGCCACGGCATCCTCTCCCCGAACTACATCGCCACCGCCGTACGCCTCCTGGAGGAGACCGGCGCGCAGAACGTCGGCGGCGTCATGCACGCCGAGGGCGAGAACGACTGGGAGCACGCCGTCGCCGCGGCCATGACGTCGAAGATCGGGGTGGGCAACGCCGCCTTCCACACGGGCGGCGACGCGGCTCCGGCCGAGACCGTGTACCTCGGGGTGTTCCGGCGCGAGGCGCTGGAGCAACAGGGCGGTTACAACGAGGAGTTCATCCGCGCCCAGGACTGGGAGCTGAACTTCCGCATCCGGGAGGCGGGCGGCCTGATCTGGTTCTCGCCCGAGCTGCGGGTGTCGTACCGGCCGCGGCCGAGCGTGAGGGCGCTGGCCAAGCAGTACAAGGACTACGGCCGCTGGCGGCACGTCGTCGCCCGCTACCACGAGGGCTCCATCAACCTGCGCTACCTCGCCCCGCCGACCGCGGTGTGCGCGATCGCGGCGGGCGTCGTCGTCGGAGCGGCGCTGACCCCGTGGGGCTTCGTCGTCCCGGCCGGCTACCTCGCGGCCATCGCGCTCGGTTCGCTGCCCGCGGGCAAGGGGCTCCCGGTGAAGGCCCGCCTGCAGATCCCCGTCGCCCTGGCGACGATGCACATGTCGTGGGGCTGGGGCTTCCTCACCAGCCCGAAGGCGCTGGCCCGGAAGGTCGTCGCGTCCCGGCGTCCGGCGGTGCTCGGCGGTGCGGCCGAGCCCTCGACGGCGCCGGCCACCAGCTCCGACTGA